The Salvelinus fontinalis isolate EN_2023a chromosome 32, ASM2944872v1, whole genome shotgun sequence nucleotide sequence atgaTTGGTTATGACACCTCCATAAGAGTGTCAAACCCACATTTATTGAAACGTGTTTTTTCCCTACCAAGAAATTTTCTTTCGTTTAAAAGTTTGTTTCTTAAGTCCGTTGTTGATGTTATAATTAATTCTCCACAGTTATGTTTTTTTCATCATtaaataacttgtagaaaatacactttataacactgtcataaattATAACCAACCTGTGttactttacttggactaagaaaatgcactttatgacactgtcaagaaacATTAggaccatcataatcatataagccagataggcctatcatgtacatgcccttatgtcagtcattagtcaaaaagagggtgtcttgccctgctcctgaaatctgttCTTGCATTCATCCCATTCACCAGaaacagagcattggggtaggtgcatgtctCACATAAATGTGTGCACAATTACAATAATAATTAAATATGGTTAATCTCACAAAATGTTATATAACATAAACATAGTGTTCAGAAAATAAAatagtatttgtcacatgcgccgaatacaagcagaccttacagtgaaatgcttacttacaagcccttaaccaacaacgcattTTTAAGACAAATACCTGAAAAACTTgaggtaattgaagtaatatatacatgtgggtagagttatttaactgacttatgcatagataataacagagagtagcagcagcgtaaaagagggggcaatgcaagtagtctgggtagccatttgattagatgttcagtagtcttatggcttggggcaagaagctgtttagaagcctcttggatctagacttggcgcttcggtaccgctagccgtgcggaagcagagagaacaatctatgactagggtggctggagtctttgacaatttttagggccttcctctgacaccacctggcatagaggtcctggatggcaggaagcttggtcccagtgatgtactggaccatacacactaccctctgtagcttcTTGCCGAGtagttgctataccaggcagtgatgcaaccagtcaggatgctctcgatggtgcaactgtagaaccttttgagaatctgaggacccatgccaaatcttttcagtctcctgagggggaataggctttgttgcgCCATCTTcatgactgtcatggtgtgcttggaccatgttaggttTTGGTGATGtgcacaccaaggaacttgaagctctcaacctgctccactacagccccgttgatgagaatgggggtgcgCTCGGTACtccttttcctgtggtccacaatcatctcctttgtcttgaacacgttgagggagaggttgttgtcctggcaccacacagccaggtctctgccctcctccctatatgctgtctcgttgttgttggtgatcaggcctaccactgttgtgtcattggcaaaacttaatgatggtgttggagtcttggCAGACCGTGCAGTCATAagtgctgagcacgcacccctgaggggcccccgtgttgaggatcagcatggcggatgtgttgttacctacccttaccacctgggggtggcccgtgaggaagtccaggatctagttgcagaggggggtgtgtagtcccagggtccttagcttagtgatgagctttgagggcactatggtgttgaacactgagctatagtcaatgaatagcattttcacataggtgttccttttgttcaggtgtgatagggcagtgtggagtgcaataaagattgcatcatctgtggatctgttggggcagtttgcaaattggagtggatctagggtttctgggataatggtgttgatgtgagccattaccaacctttcggtagtcatttgggcaggttaccttatggttcttgggcacagggactatggtggtctgcttgaaacatgttggtattacagactcagacagggagaggttaaaaattactttaaaaaaaaaatgtatttaacctttacttaactaggcaagtcatttaagaacaaattctatttacaatgacgacctaccgggggacagtgggctaactgccttgttcataacgacagatttttaccttgtcagctttcggttactggcccaatgctctaaccactagactacctgccgcccaaatgtcagtgaagacacttgccagttggtcagcgcatactCGGAGTACagatcctggtaatccgtctggccctgcggccttgtgaatgttgacctgtttaaaggtcttactcacatcggctgcagagagcgtgatcacacagtcgtccggaacagctggtgctctcatgcatgtttcagtgttacttgcctcgaagcgagcatagaagtaatttagctcgtctggtaggctcatgtcactgggcagctctcggctgtgcttccctttgtagtctgtagtagtttgcaagccctgccacatccgacgagcatcgcaggcggtgtagtacgattcgatcttagtcctgtattgacgctttgcctgtttgatagtttgtcggaggcatagcgggatttcttataagcttccaggttagagtcccactccttgagtggcagctctacccatttgctcagtgcgaatgttgcctgtaatccatggtttctggttgtggtatgtacgtacagtcactgtggggacgacgtccttgatgcacttattgataaagccagtgactgatgttgtgtactcctcaatgccatcggaagagtcacggaaaatattccagtctgtgctatcaaaacagtcctgtaacttagcatctgcttcatctgaccacttttttattgaccgagtcactggtgcttcctgcttaaatttttgcttgtaagcaggaatcaggaggacagaattatggtcagatttgccatatGGAGGGAGAGTTTTGTAcgcttctctgtgtgtggagtaaaagtggtctagagtttttttccctctggttgcacgattaacatagaaatgaggtaaaacagatttccctgcattaaagtctccgggtcactaggagtgccgcatctgggtgagcgttttcctggTTGCTTATGGAGGAATACAGCTCATttagtgtggtcttagtgccagcatcagtctgtggtggtatgtagacagctacgagaaatacagatgaaaactctctaggtagatagtgtggtctacagcttatcatgagatacacaAACTCatgcgagcaaaaccttgagaattccttagatatcgtgcaccagctgttgtttacaaatatacatagaccgccaccccttgtcttaccagaggctgctgttctatcctgccgatgcaGTGTGTAaaccgccagctgtatgttaatcatgtcgtcgttcagccacgactcggtgaaacacaagatattacagtttttaatgtcccgttagtAGGATGTAcgtgcttttatttattttatttattttccagcAATTGAGCGTTGGCCAGTAGTATGGATGgaaagggcagattagccacaaGTCGGCAGATCCTCACAAGGCATCCCAATCTCTTTCCGCGATATCTtttccgtctctttctcctgcgaaagACTGGGATGAAGGCCTGtttgggtgtctggagtaaatccctctcatCCGACTCTCGTACTGTTGACAAGAAGGCTAacgtgtaatggaatgttttgccttgtgtgggaGGTTTTGTGGGTTTTTACACTCttgtgtaggtgtcataaccagcaaAAAAATAACTtctgtggtaggttttgtgggttttgacacttttATGTAGGTGTTATAACCATccataaaataatgcaatatatgtcacaaaAGGTTATGACGAGGTATTTCAGCTAtaatgacatattatgacatgtttATGACCATGTCGTAACGTGTTATGACGCTGgttgtcaagtaaagtgttaacaAATGTTATTTTCACATCACAATGGCAATGTTTCCATCAATAAAACTCTAATTGAAGAAGAAAATAATGGAGCCATTGTTTGTTGTCATTGGACAATGAAAACAAATCAATATAGATGAGAAAATTTGAAGGGGGCAAGCAGACATGTATATTGTTGTAATCTTTGATGAGCCTTTATGAATAAGGCTAATTATGTATCTTTATGTTATCAACTTATCTTTTTGACTAGAGAACATATGTAGACACTAGTATGATGCTAGAGATAATAATATAAGGTTAAAAAGTGGTGAAGTGCACCTTTTCTTATACCTATGTAGTAACAGTGTAATTACTACAGTGTTGTTGCATAGTAACTTAGTGATTGCTTTGTAATTGCATACCCATGGTTGAGCAGTTTTTGTAATTAAATGCGTTTAATGAGTCCCTGATTACTGTGTGCAAAACGGCTTAATTTAATTTCTGTACAATTAAAATTAAATTACTGAAATACAATGTAACATCAATAagatgttgttactagtgtaataacagAGTTACACAGGTATAAGATACATTTCATGTAAAGTGAGTAATACAATCTTACAACGTATTCCTAACATGTGATCTCATAGGGTTGCTCACTTTAGGACCTACAGTATCTTCTCTCTAATCATAATATAGGGCAGGCTACTGAGCCGGAGGGTTGCTGTCATTAATATCCCATATGCTACATActgccattgtgcccttgagtaaggcacCTAACCCCCCAAAACTCCTTCAGGGGGGctgctctagctctctctctctttctcactctttgcgtgtgtgtgagatagttGTGGTGTGTTGGTTTCGTACTATGAGAGCAGAAAATAAAGAATTGCCATGCAATTTGTAAACATATATTATATTCTGATGGATTCCCTCTACCCTTATCCCTACATACACATCACTATTAAAACCTCTTGCTACTGAAGGTGTGGATGCATTTGATATGCCTAAAACAATAGACACCCTGCCTTGCATCTGCTTGGTTTACAGCCACAAAGCAGCCAGCTGCATTTCCCCCCTCCATCCAATCAGCACAGCCCAAACAAGAGTCATGTTTCCTTGTTCCTCTGTCCTTATATGGCAGAAAGTAGGCTGGGCTTCTCAGACTGGGGGACTCTTGGAAAATGGTCGCTTGGAAATACTGACAGCTTGTATAAAGAGAAGGATAACAAGAGCTTGACCTCAGGTAAACAGAAGATATTTAGCCTTAAGGGCTTTGTGTTATCTTTTGGGGTTTTATCTGAAAAAGAACACTTTATATTTAAGTCAAAAGGGAAATCAGTGGTTCATGATACATGTTTGTGGTTGGAGAAACAGGAAATGAGTGTAGTTAGATCAAAATTAATGTGATTTACTCAAATGGATCTCTGAATTGATGTGCAGTACATTGGCATGTGCCTTTATCATTTTGTTTTTCTTTAGAATAACTTGCCGGTGTAATAGGAGGTCAATGATTGTATTTAAAGCATCCAGGCAACACACCTACTGGTCTTCCAGATTTTTTTCCTTGGGCATGATGAGTAAGAGCTAAGCTATGAACTAGGGTTGTATACGTTTTGCAGAGCCACACAAATCAGTTAGTGTATAGACACAGGACAACATACACTCCCTTTCATAGGTGACCCAAATTGATGTTGTCCTGTGTGAGGTTTGAATTTAGAAGCCCTGTATCTGAATGAAATACTGTACTTGATTCCAACTGATTGCTAACAGCCATAAATATGAAAAGAAAAGATTAATAATGAAAGATATGTTCTCTTAGAAAGACAttgtctctaattctctctcaaaTAAGATATAACAGTTAATTTTGGCTTCTAAACAGAAGTAATTATTGTTGTTAGTGACTTGTTACTTACTACACAACTAGAGGCTTTGTGAGAGGCGTTACTCAGGAGTATTAAAACTGTAGCTTGATACATAAAGCTAAAAGACACAAAGTGATATAATGCATGTGTGGAATGCAACTTGAGAACTAAGATGCCTATTTTTTTCAGCAGCATTAAAAGTAATAAGATTCTTCTGAAACATTGGTCGATCTCCCCCATCTACAAGAAAAACTGAAATAGAAACTGTTCATTTCATTGACTACCCTCACACAACAGCCTGACACTGTTGGGTTTCTCTGtttgctttctctttctcttcatcattATATTTTTCGCTCTCTCTGTCAGAGTCACAGACGCTAACAGCGATGGCTGAGGCCGGGCAAATCAGAAAGACAGCAGTCAAGGTGTTGGGTTGTGTGGAGAAGGTCTCCTCCTTCGCCTCGTCCATCGACCCCCTCTTCGGCATCGTCTCCTCCCTGGTGGGGGTGGTGCGAACAGGCCTGGTGGGCGAGGAGGCGCATGCCCTGGACAAGGACTTCCAGGTGGTACATGGCAAGTTGCAGAGCATCTCGGCGAAAAACCATCAGTGCCTGCGGCAGATCCGTGTAGACGAGGTCAATGAGACGTTCGACAAGTATGAAGAGTACATCAAGCACCAGTATGCCGCCTTCAGCTCCATGGTGACGATGGTGAGGAAGGACCCAGAGGGAGCGCGGCGCCACATGGCCAACTTCGAGCGGGCCTACGTGAGGGACAAGAGTGACCTGAGCCTGGATGTGTACTACCGAGGCGTCATGGGCACCGGGTCGGTGTTTGGAAGGTCCCTGCTGAAGGTGTACCTGGAGCACTGCGACGGAGACCGCAGGGTTATGGAGCACCGGTGCTCTCACCTGGGCCACCTGTTCCACATCGGCTTGATCGCTCTCATGGCCTACACAGCGGTGACGGAGGACGACGAGGAAGAGGTGCGGGAGAAGTGGGCCAAGCGCGTGGAGGACATCCAAGCCAAGATGCAGGAGGTTTTGAGCCAgtgcaaagaggaggaggagaggagtccgCCCTAAAGCTTGGGAAAGGGGAGAGGTGGGGGCCCTGTCCAGAAATAACCCCTACTCCCAGTCCTGAAGTGCTACTGGGTGTGCAGTATGTCCTGGGTGTTCCTGCCCTGCTCTAATACATCTGATTCTACTAATCACATGCTCATCTTGAGCCTAATTAGCTAAACCAGATATGTTAGAGCAGGGATGGAATAAAAGCCTGCAGACCCAGTTGTTACCCAGGAGGAGGGATGGCCACCCCTGCTCTAACCCCCTTGATAGAACTGAATTTTAGCCAAATATTTTGCTTAGACCTGTCCAATTTATTCCGATCAACACAAGTGCCAAGGGGTAGGGGCTAAGGGTTGATTGTCGACAGGGCCAGCGATTGAAGGAAGCTTCGGTGGGTTAGAAGTAGAGTTTTGTGGTTAAAACTGTAGAGAAGTGGTTCCCACTTTCTCAGCAACCACTCATTCAAGTGGACCAAGTAAAACAAGGAAATCATATATTATGTGTATTATAAATAGATGGAAAACCAAATTCACAGTAAAAgcaatcaaaatatgttttcttTGTTTGTGCACATAAACTGCATGTTTGTTTTGGTTAACTGAACTCTCTGTTGTTGTGGTAATTGTTCCTAGTTTGAATTTGTGTTCATTCCGCTGCCTTatattaggctacctgccaataCTTGCTCTGGCTGTCTGGTAATCTCTTATACTCTGTCTTCAATAAAGAAGTCTAAATTATGACCAATATTACAGTATGTACAAGATATATGACTGAAAACCTAGtaccatttctctctctcacacacagaattATACAGCACTGCCCCTATTAGTTATCTTGACCTGACCTGAAACATTTTGGAAAGACCTACATATTATGGATAGACTTAAACATGTTATATTGGTCTTACAGTAGAGAATTGCCATACATGGGGAAAGTTTGCTATGTTGCCTATGACACCATACATCAGGGGTTCCCAACCTAGGGACCTTCCTTGATTTGAGAGATACAGTTTGCGATTGTTAATACCGATCAAAAACTGAGCTAAGCTACGACCTTCTAAAGTCGATGAGTAAAATAAATCGGACGTTGCTTGGGACGTAATTGCATACacaagctaggtttccatccaattggcgacagcttttcatgcgaatattctagaatccgcataaagaaaatatgcgcattttccctCCAGTGGTGTTTCCATCAAATGGAGTTGTTGCAAATAAA carries:
- the LOC129831123 gene encoding protein rapunzel-like: MAESRLGFSDWGTLGKWSLGNTDSLYKEKDNKSLTSESQTLTAMAEAGQIRKTAVKVLGCVEKVSSFASSIDPLFGIVSSLVGVVRTGLVGEEAHALDKDFQVVHGKLQSISAKNHQCLRQIRVDEVNETFDKYEEYIKHQYAAFSSMVTMVRKDPEGARRHMANFERAYVRDKSDLSLDVYYRGVMGTGSVFGRSLLKVYLEHCDGDRRVMEHRCSHLGHLFHIGLIALMAYTAVTEDDEEEVREKWAKRVEDIQAKMQEVLSQCKEEEERSPP